The proteins below are encoded in one region of Reichenbachiella sp. 5M10:
- a CDS encoding ABC-F family ATP-binding cassette domain-containing protein, with protein sequence MISINNLSYYLGSRALFHEASLHIKPKDKIGLIGLNGTGKSTLLKLITNQLKKDGGDISKSKDCTIGFLNQDMLSFQSEDSILSVVMEAFQDVIDIQHDIDKTIHQMETNYEDKLVERLARLQEEYEAKGGYTLQSQAEEVLEGIGFKTEDLQRPLKEFSGGWRMRVILAKLLLESPSLLMLDEPTNHLDLPSIQWIENYLKSYEGAVIVVSHDREFLNNTINTIVEVSQQKLTAYPGNYTNYLEEKEMRNELQKNAFLNQQQAIKQTERFVERFRSKASKARQVQSRVKALERMDKVEDIIEDNVAINFAFNFGKQSGRHVVTINKVSKSYPGIDILKNASANIERGDKIALIGANGKGKSTLLRIIDGDDPVEGEAKMGFNVNPAFFAQHQLESLNIENEILEELKQFGSGKTEQELRGVLGCFLFSDEDVFKKIKVLSGGEKSRVALAKTLISEANFLLLDEPTNHLDIQSVNILIQALQQYEGSFILVSHDRYFVSQVANKIWWLEDQQIKEYPGTYDEYMWWSSKNQKQQSHKPTPKKVETPKEKKKKTKSVDQNQLSKLKKELQTVESNIEKLEEKKIELEADLANPEHFNDLDKLSKLDQSYKKLQEDLESKNNRWEELVMEVEELEN encoded by the coding sequence ATGATTTCAATCAATAACTTATCATATTATTTGGGCAGTCGTGCCTTATTTCACGAAGCATCACTTCACATCAAGCCCAAGGACAAAATTGGGTTGATTGGACTCAACGGTACAGGAAAGTCCACCTTATTGAAACTCATCACCAATCAGCTCAAGAAAGACGGTGGTGACATCAGTAAATCCAAGGACTGCACCATTGGTTTCCTGAACCAAGACATGCTTTCTTTCCAGTCGGAAGATTCCATCCTCTCAGTGGTGATGGAGGCATTTCAGGATGTGATCGACATCCAACATGACATAGACAAGACAATACACCAAATGGAAACCAACTACGAGGACAAACTCGTAGAGCGACTGGCCCGATTGCAAGAAGAATATGAGGCCAAAGGAGGGTACACCTTGCAAAGCCAAGCAGAAGAAGTACTCGAAGGAATAGGTTTCAAAACCGAAGATCTCCAGCGACCCCTCAAAGAATTTTCTGGAGGATGGAGAATGCGTGTGATTCTAGCCAAACTCCTGCTAGAATCTCCTTCGCTCCTCATGCTTGATGAGCCAACCAACCACCTTGATCTACCCTCTATCCAATGGATAGAAAACTACCTGAAAAGTTACGAAGGAGCCGTCATCGTCGTCTCTCACGACCGGGAGTTCCTCAACAACACCATCAACACCATCGTAGAAGTCAGCCAGCAAAAGCTGACCGCTTACCCTGGCAATTACACCAATTACCTCGAGGAAAAAGAAATGCGCAATGAATTACAAAAAAATGCATTTCTCAACCAACAGCAGGCCATCAAACAAACAGAACGCTTTGTCGAACGCTTCCGTTCCAAAGCAAGCAAGGCTCGTCAAGTACAGTCACGTGTCAAAGCCCTGGAGCGCATGGACAAAGTCGAAGATATCATAGAAGACAATGTCGCCATCAATTTTGCCTTCAATTTCGGCAAGCAATCCGGTAGGCATGTCGTCACCATCAACAAGGTGTCTAAATCCTATCCAGGCATTGACATTCTCAAAAACGCCAGTGCCAACATCGAGCGAGGTGACAAAATCGCACTGATAGGTGCCAATGGCAAAGGAAAATCCACACTGCTACGCATCATCGATGGTGATGATCCTGTCGAAGGAGAAGCCAAGATGGGATTCAACGTCAACCCTGCCTTCTTTGCACAGCATCAACTCGAATCTCTCAACATTGAAAACGAAATCCTCGAGGAACTCAAGCAATTTGGATCAGGCAAGACCGAACAAGAACTCCGAGGAGTCTTGGGTTGTTTCTTGTTTTCGGACGAAGATGTATTCAAAAAGATAAAAGTACTCTCAGGAGGAGAGAAGTCTCGAGTAGCACTAGCCAAAACATTGATTTCGGAAGCCAATTTCCTCCTACTCGATGAGCCTACCAATCACCTTGATATCCAATCAGTCAACATCCTGATACAGGCCCTCCAGCAATACGAAGGATCCTTCATCCTAGTCTCTCACGACCGCTACTTCGTCAGTCAGGTCGCCAACAAAATTTGGTGGCTCGAAGACCAACAGATCAAGGAGTATCCAGGCACCTACGACGAATACATGTGGTGGTCTAGCAAAAATCAAAAACAACAGTCCCACAAACCCACTCCTAAGAAAGTAGAGACTCCCAAAGAAAAAAAGAAAAAGACAAAGAGCGTCGATCAAAATCAGTTGTCCAAGCTCAAGAAAGAGCTCCAAACTGTCGAATCAAACATCGAAAAACTGGAAGAAAAAAAGATTGAACTGGAAGCAGACCTTGCTAACCCAGAACACTTCAATGATCTCGACAAGCTCAGCAAGCTCGATCAATCTTACAAAAAGCTACAAGAAGACCTTGAAAGCAAAAACAATAGATGGGAAGAATTGGTCATGGAGGTAGAAGAACTAGAAAACTAG
- a CDS encoding glycosyltransferase family 1 protein, with protein sequence MQNRKKKVVLFADVLEEDFDGVSITLNKIIASFPKDRFDLMIVTPHPPKDMSAIDFPILLCPYFKIPFQVGYRMGLPGKMEGLKESLDAFAPDVVHFTSPSLLGRYAIKYAKGKHIPVMTIYHTHYPTYLKYYMTFVGVNTIGRVINKVLAWFYKNADLTLVPTGPVRKDLLKLGIDNDKMTIWGRAINASRFHPKFKNENLFEGKIPNDHKTVLFVSRLIKEKNVSVLAEMYQLFKRKNKKITMVITGEGPERKWLEEKMPDALFTGKKTGKELSQIYASCDLFFFPSASETFGNVVLEAMASGTPVVAADACGPSDIVKDGVTGFLCEPGKLTSFYKKILTILNDDDLRTRMAKNAYDYANVKTIDNLHAELWQHYDRVIQGYSLREDNHKEEPVREVALSYCKDS encoded by the coding sequence ATGCAGAATAGAAAGAAGAAAGTAGTACTCTTTGCAGACGTGTTGGAAGAAGATTTTGACGGTGTGAGTATTACCCTCAACAAGATCATTGCAAGTTTCCCTAAAGATCGTTTTGATCTCATGATTGTGACGCCTCATCCTCCCAAGGATATGAGTGCCATCGATTTCCCAATATTGCTTTGTCCTTACTTCAAGATTCCCTTTCAAGTAGGCTATAGAATGGGGTTGCCGGGTAAAATGGAAGGATTGAAAGAGTCATTGGATGCATTTGCTCCAGATGTGGTTCACTTTACTTCTCCTTCTTTGCTCGGCAGGTATGCAATCAAGTATGCCAAAGGCAAACACATACCAGTGATGACGATTTATCATACACACTATCCTACTTATCTCAAGTATTACATGACTTTCGTAGGAGTGAATACCATCGGTCGAGTGATCAATAAAGTGTTGGCTTGGTTCTACAAGAACGCAGATTTGACTTTGGTGCCGACAGGCCCTGTGCGCAAAGATTTGCTCAAATTGGGGATCGATAATGATAAGATGACGATTTGGGGTAGAGCCATCAATGCCAGTCGTTTCCATCCTAAGTTTAAAAACGAAAATTTATTTGAAGGCAAAATCCCTAATGATCACAAGACAGTCCTTTTTGTCAGTCGATTGATCAAAGAAAAGAACGTATCGGTATTGGCCGAGATGTATCAGCTTTTCAAAAGAAAGAATAAGAAGATCACGATGGTCATCACTGGAGAGGGACCAGAGCGCAAGTGGTTGGAAGAGAAAATGCCTGACGCGCTGTTTACAGGGAAGAAAACTGGAAAGGAACTTTCTCAGATATATGCTTCGTGTGATTTGTTTTTCTTCCCTTCGGCATCCGAAACTTTTGGCAATGTAGTACTCGAGGCGATGGCATCAGGTACGCCTGTGGTCGCAGCGGATGCCTGTGGTCCATCTGATATTGTCAAAGACGGAGTGACTGGTTTTTTGTGTGAGCCAGGCAAATTGACGAGTTTCTACAAAAAAATATTGACTATACTCAACGACGATGACTTGCGTACACGTATGGCTAAAAATGCCTACGACTATGCGAACGTCAAGACCATTGATAACCTGCACGCCGAACTGTGGCAGCACTATGATCGTGTGATTCAGGGGTACAGCCTCAGAGAAGACAATCACAAAGAAGAGCCTGTACGTGAAGTAGCGCTGAGTTATTGCAAAGATTCATAA
- a CDS encoding glycosyltransferase family protein, whose amino-acid sequence MRIAYFIHGRGRGHSSRALTLLPALLGHGWKCQVFAGDMAYEVLCDRPAVKPIRSILPGSSPLLFVRRIAQDVKRLRTYEPDVVISDGDAPCTYAAKLLGVKVISIGHALIFPYCDHPIALPKEGLRKERFKVKVATGLADFKVAVHFTPIRPLSEDTRVARPDIDVAADQLSRDGYVVSYFRDGNGTEIISALLRLGVVVINFGKPISLEGVDNQPSDAEKFREKLKHASGVVGSAGSNLIFEAIAMQKPLLIQYIAGDFEQAANVSYVEYEDLGVGVVAGQLDTSKIEAYAKGLKKKKKGTDVLGVVPALSDVVVELVQTVLHSQGE is encoded by the coding sequence ATGAGGATCGCATATTTTATTCATGGGAGAGGGAGAGGACATTCGTCTCGGGCGCTGACTTTGTTGCCAGCCTTGCTCGGTCATGGATGGAAATGCCAAGTGTTTGCCGGAGATATGGCTTATGAAGTTTTATGTGATCGCCCAGCAGTCAAGCCCATTCGTTCGATCCTACCAGGGAGTTCTCCGTTGTTGTTTGTACGTCGAATTGCCCAAGATGTCAAGCGCTTACGCACGTACGAGCCAGACGTGGTGATCTCAGATGGAGATGCTCCCTGTACGTATGCAGCCAAGCTACTCGGGGTGAAAGTGATATCGATAGGTCACGCGTTGATTTTTCCGTATTGTGACCATCCGATTGCACTACCCAAAGAGGGGTTGAGGAAAGAACGTTTCAAAGTCAAGGTAGCCACGGGGTTGGCGGATTTCAAAGTAGCAGTACATTTTACGCCCATTCGGCCGCTGTCTGAAGATACAAGGGTCGCTCGTCCCGATATAGATGTGGCTGCTGACCAACTGTCTCGTGATGGCTATGTGGTGTCGTATTTTCGAGATGGCAATGGTACCGAAATCATCTCTGCCTTGTTGCGTCTTGGAGTAGTCGTTATCAATTTTGGTAAGCCAATCTCGCTAGAGGGAGTAGATAATCAGCCCTCTGATGCAGAGAAGTTTAGGGAGAAACTCAAACATGCTTCGGGAGTGGTGGGGTCTGCCGGTTCTAATCTAATATTTGAAGCCATTGCGATGCAAAAGCCACTACTGATACAGTATATAGCGGGAGATTTTGAGCAAGCAGCCAACGTCAGTTATGTAGAGTATGAAGATTTAGGGGTAGGGGTGGTCGCTGGACAACTGGACACTTCCAAAATAGAAGCTTATGCGAAAGGGTTAAAAAAGAAAAAAAAAGGTACAGACGTATTAGGGGTAGTTCCGGCTTTGAGTGACGTAGTAGTAGAGTTGGTACAAACTGTACTCCACTCTCAGGGTGAATAA
- a CDS encoding galactosyltransferase-related protein — MFFFKKKKALDKSPLLKDPEIKRKVSFCISHKNRFEQLSKTLEVNLKDNLDLRDQIEFILTDFNDDETIKNWIFDNFKSYLEDGYLKYFHSPDMPKFHMSAAKNACHNMGQGAILVSLDCDNYTGKNGGQFVLDNFESHAQNIVLWQFSKIKRDGSHGRISVTRDVYHQLGGYNESFHEMGYQDDDFMKRAMALGAKQVKRKDPDYNKTIPNDKYEPVNMSYEKMRDANKAVSNKNIKAKQLHANQGKYLVNNFYQLNTQGELVKTDKPKVNP, encoded by the coding sequence ATGTTTTTTTTCAAAAAGAAAAAAGCCCTAGACAAATCTCCGCTTCTCAAGGACCCAGAGATCAAAAGAAAAGTTTCGTTCTGCATCAGTCACAAAAACAGGTTCGAACAACTCAGTAAAACCCTAGAAGTCAACCTCAAAGACAACTTGGATTTAAGAGATCAGATTGAGTTCATCTTGACAGATTTCAACGATGACGAAACGATCAAAAACTGGATTTTTGACAACTTCAAGAGCTATCTTGAGGACGGTTACCTCAAATATTTTCACAGCCCAGACATGCCTAAGTTCCACATGTCTGCCGCCAAAAATGCCTGCCACAACATGGGACAAGGAGCCATCCTTGTCAGTCTAGACTGTGACAATTATACGGGAAAAAACGGAGGACAATTCGTGCTTGACAACTTTGAATCCCACGCTCAAAACATCGTGCTTTGGCAGTTTTCGAAAATCAAACGAGACGGTTCGCATGGCCGTATCTCTGTCACACGTGATGTCTACCACCAGCTCGGGGGCTACAACGAGAGCTTCCATGAAATGGGATACCAAGACGATGACTTCATGAAGAGAGCCATGGCACTAGGGGCCAAACAAGTCAAACGAAAAGACCCAGACTACAACAAGACCATCCCGAACGACAAGTACGAGCCCGTCAACATGTCGTATGAGAAAATGCGAGATGCCAACAAGGCCGTATCGAATAAAAACATCAAGGCGAAACAATTGCACGCCAATCAAGGCAAATACCTTGTCAACAATTTTTACCAACTGAACACTCAGGGTGAATTAGTCAAAACCGATAAACCAAAGGTCAATCCATGA
- a CDS encoding cyclic peptide export ABC transporter: protein MKFLALLKRTSPSIFFFALIVSVISGVCSTYVIQLVHQFAGQGIESDPLFSYKFMGAVILFGITGVLSSYFISVLTQSMIFKLRTELSSKILNASFQKTEKNLDKILPVLTADINFVSASMNRLPPVVTGLATAIGCIVYMFILSWKMTLGSMALFGISFIVNYLALPYLKKYSEAARDVWDKIHKNFEGVVYGMKELKLNKQHRVNFIQTNIGPNCEEENKYRVKEEVLYAVSSRIVEMILLMGIGIFIINMASIPWMDKDEFGDFLLVLLFTVAPLATVSGFLKHIKRTQVSLKKIDDIGVSLVEEPDFETKELDYSKWNPATDPLFSFQNVFFSYDSQSEDEKFSIGPINLDVKKQEIIYVIGGNGSGKTTFIKMLTGLYVPTQGDIKLKGQDITEEQLDNYRKHFAGVFTDYYLFDDLMHIDPSIVDREANNLLKELEIDHKVKITDGHISTTQLSYGQRKRLAMMVAILEDKDVYIFDEWAANQDPYFKEIFYVRILPQLKAKGKTIIAISHDEKYFEHADRVVKMMDGQLIEVKH, encoded by the coding sequence ATGAAGTTTCTAGCTCTCCTGAAAAGAACCTCTCCCTCCATCTTCTTTTTTGCGCTCATCGTCAGCGTCATTTCTGGAGTATGCTCTACCTATGTGATCCAACTGGTTCATCAATTTGCCGGACAGGGCATAGAATCCGACCCTCTTTTCTCCTACAAATTCATGGGGGCCGTCATTTTATTTGGTATCACAGGGGTACTGTCCTCTTACTTCATCTCTGTGCTCACGCAATCGATGATTTTCAAATTGAGAACAGAGTTGTCCAGCAAAATACTCAATGCGTCTTTTCAAAAGACAGAGAAAAATTTGGATAAAATCCTACCCGTACTGACCGCTGACATCAACTTTGTCTCTGCGAGCATGAACCGACTACCTCCTGTCGTCACAGGGCTGGCTACCGCCATCGGATGTATTGTTTACATGTTCATCCTCTCGTGGAAAATGACCCTTGGCAGCATGGCACTCTTTGGTATCTCGTTCATTGTCAACTACCTAGCCTTACCCTATCTCAAAAAATACAGTGAGGCAGCCAGAGACGTGTGGGACAAGATCCACAAGAACTTCGAAGGAGTCGTCTACGGGATGAAAGAGCTCAAACTCAACAAACAACACAGAGTCAATTTCATCCAAACCAATATCGGCCCCAACTGCGAAGAAGAAAACAAATACCGTGTCAAAGAGGAAGTCCTCTACGCAGTATCTTCTCGCATCGTAGAGATGATCCTCCTCATGGGTATCGGTATCTTCATCATCAACATGGCAAGTATCCCATGGATGGACAAAGACGAATTTGGTGATTTTTTGCTCGTCCTTCTCTTTACCGTGGCTCCTTTGGCTACAGTCAGTGGTTTCTTGAAACACATCAAAAGGACACAAGTTTCCTTGAAAAAAATCGATGATATCGGAGTGAGCCTCGTCGAAGAACCTGATTTTGAAACCAAAGAACTGGACTATTCCAAATGGAACCCAGCGACAGATCCTTTGTTTTCCTTCCAAAACGTATTCTTCTCTTATGACTCCCAGTCTGAAGATGAAAAATTTTCTATCGGGCCTATCAATCTGGACGTCAAAAAACAAGAAATCATCTACGTCATTGGTGGCAATGGCTCTGGTAAAACGACCTTCATCAAAATGCTGACAGGACTATATGTACCTACTCAAGGTGACATTAAACTCAAAGGGCAAGACATCACGGAAGAACAACTCGACAACTACCGCAAACACTTTGCGGGGGTATTCACAGACTACTACCTATTCGATGACTTGATGCACATCGATCCGAGTATCGTGGACAGAGAAGCCAACAACCTGCTCAAAGAATTGGAAATAGACCACAAAGTCAAAATCACAGATGGACACATCTCTACGACGCAACTATCCTACGGTCAGCGCAAGCGTCTAGCGATGATGGTTGCCATCCTCGAAGACAAAGACGTCTACATTTTTGACGAATGGGCTGCCAACCAAGACCCTTATTTCAAGGAGATCTTCTACGTACGCATATTGCCACAGCTCAAAGCCAAAGGCAAAACTATCATAGCGATATCGCACGATGAGAAGTACTTTGAGCACGCAGATCGTGTCGTCAAAATGATGGATGGTCAACTGATCGAAGTAAAACACTAA
- a CDS encoding glycosyltransferase has translation MFTLVDCNNFWSPSGGGVRRYHLEKMEYFKHRTDVKYVFVMHDDKTYTEQIGENAYIEHLHVPKVMGNWEYRYLRRRSVLAPILKRIDPEVIEVGSPYFMPSMVNKIVEEEKLKAKVFGFWHADFPVTYVKRFLSGWPLNLEQRGENIAWSFARKHYNKMAGVLASSEVIIQRMERNNIQNVHFVPLGVNEVLFHPDKKDQSLIDDMKQGEPNRLFLFFPHRFSNEKGLNLLLEAYPLVCQQLALDPVLVLAGTGPYQPAVEKAAQQYEHVHFIGFIKEKETMAKYFASADLGFALSAWETFGLSLVESLSSGLPLIAANDGAAMEHIQRSEAGLILESLTPEVLTTAIVQYASLPNQAALKTKARAYAENLSWKNCFDKQVHIYEEAIQNAKH, from the coding sequence ATGTTTACGCTCGTCGATTGCAACAATTTTTGGAGTCCCTCAGGAGGTGGCGTCCGACGCTACCATCTAGAAAAGATGGAGTACTTCAAGCACCGTACAGACGTCAAGTATGTTTTCGTCATGCACGACGACAAAACCTACACCGAACAAATCGGTGAAAATGCGTACATCGAGCATCTACACGTACCCAAAGTCATGGGCAACTGGGAGTACCGCTACCTCCGCAGACGCAGTGTCCTCGCTCCCATACTCAAACGCATCGATCCAGAGGTGATCGAAGTAGGCTCGCCCTATTTCATGCCATCCATGGTCAACAAAATAGTGGAGGAGGAAAAACTCAAAGCCAAAGTCTTTGGCTTTTGGCACGCAGACTTCCCAGTGACCTACGTCAAACGGTTCCTGTCAGGCTGGCCACTCAACCTCGAACAAAGAGGTGAAAACATCGCTTGGTCTTTTGCACGCAAGCACTACAACAAAATGGCGGGCGTCCTCGCCTCCAGTGAGGTCATCATCCAGCGCATGGAGCGCAATAACATCCAAAACGTTCATTTCGTACCCTTGGGAGTCAATGAGGTACTATTCCATCCTGACAAAAAAGACCAATCACTCATCGACGACATGAAACAAGGGGAGCCTAACCGACTTTTTCTCTTTTTTCCACATCGATTCAGCAACGAAAAGGGTCTCAACTTGCTCTTGGAGGCTTATCCACTCGTGTGCCAACAACTCGCTCTCGATCCAGTACTCGTACTCGCGGGTACTGGCCCATATCAACCTGCCGTAGAGAAGGCTGCTCAACAATACGAGCACGTACATTTCATTGGTTTCATCAAAGAAAAGGAGACCATGGCCAAATATTTCGCAAGTGCTGACTTGGGGTTTGCGCTGAGTGCATGGGAGACATTTGGTTTGTCACTGGTCGAATCCTTGAGCTCTGGCTTGCCACTCATAGCAGCCAACGATGGAGCAGCCATGGAGCACATCCAACGCTCCGAAGCAGGGCTGATCCTAGAGTCTTTGACTCCAGAAGTCCTCACTACAGCCATTGTCCAATACGCTAGCCTACCCAACCAAGCAGCACTCAAAACCAAAGCACGTGCCTACGCCGAAAACCTCAGTTGGAAAAACTGCTTTGACAAGCAAGTCCACATCTATGAGGAAGCCATACAAAACGCCAAGCACTAG
- a CDS encoding sialate O-acetylesterase — translation MKKWSVMMGMLCMAVFAQAQKKSNEVELYFLGGQSNMEGYGYVKDLPDSLNKAQDGIYIFHGHTVADDEVGGGVGSWQVLQPGHGTGFAADMKKNKYSDRFGLELSFAMTMQEAKPGKRIALIKYSRGGTSIDTLANEWGCWDPDYHGKKGINQYDHFLATMRHAMADHDIDGDGVEDILIPKGILWMQGESDGKVESASLKYYDNLKRLMGLIRATMWADDMPVVIGKISDSGNEGYNGKVWKYGELVQYGQEKFVREDDHAAIVRETKRYKYSDPWHYQSANYIQLGNAFAAEMLKLEE, via the coding sequence ATGAAAAAATGGAGTGTAATGATGGGGATGCTTTGTATGGCAGTTTTCGCGCAAGCGCAAAAGAAGAGCAATGAAGTCGAACTGTATTTTCTCGGAGGACAGTCCAACATGGAAGGGTACGGTTACGTCAAAGACTTACCTGACTCACTGAACAAGGCGCAGGATGGGATTTATATCTTTCATGGCCATACGGTCGCAGACGATGAAGTAGGTGGAGGAGTAGGTAGCTGGCAGGTGTTGCAGCCAGGACATGGTACGGGATTCGCTGCAGACATGAAAAAGAACAAGTACTCGGACCGTTTTGGGTTGGAACTCAGCTTTGCGATGACCATGCAAGAAGCCAAGCCAGGCAAGCGGATTGCACTGATAAAGTACTCACGTGGGGGGACATCCATCGATACGCTCGCCAATGAATGGGGGTGTTGGGACCCAGATTATCACGGTAAGAAAGGAATCAACCAGTACGATCATTTCTTAGCGACGATGCGTCATGCGATGGCTGATCATGACATAGATGGAGATGGTGTCGAGGACATACTGATCCCTAAAGGAATCCTCTGGATGCAGGGAGAGAGTGACGGCAAGGTAGAGTCTGCTTCACTCAAGTACTATGACAATCTCAAGCGACTGATGGGTCTGATCCGTGCGACGATGTGGGCGGATGATATGCCAGTAGTCATCGGCAAGATCTCAGATTCGGGAAATGAGGGCTACAATGGCAAGGTTTGGAAGTACGGGGAGTTGGTCCAGTACGGACAAGAGAAGTTTGTCCGCGAGGATGATCATGCAGCGATCGTCCGAGAGACGAAACGCTACAAATACTCCGATCCGTGGCATTATCAAAGTGCCAACTATATACAGTTGGGCAATGCATTTGCTGCCGAAATGTTGAAGTTGGAGGAGTAG
- a CDS encoding glycoside hydrolase family 88 protein has product MKRLMMALAFASLMACETKPKQEESSAKSEGLTPVELATVHYKNMMKVLDDGEFPRSFEDGDFTTSSSEWWCSGFYPGTLLYLYESNGDTILLNEADRMLALLEKEQFNTGTHDLGFMMFCSFGNANRLDPTPAYKEILVHSAQSLASRFSPEVGCIRSWDSGSDDYIVIIDNMMNLELLFWATQETGDSTYYDIAVTHANTTMNNHFRADNSSYHVLNYAPDGSGVQEKKTAQGLSDESAWARGQAWGLYGFTVMFRSTGDSVYLAQANKIAQFVMNHPNLPEDKVPVWDFDAAPDAPRDASAAAILASGLLELDSYVPDQGYSELANAMLTSLSTNYLADLGTNGNFLIEHCVGHLPANSEVDVPLTYADYYYIEGLMRAEKGRR; this is encoded by the coding sequence ATGAAAAGACTAATGATGGCCTTGGCTTTTGCGAGTTTGATGGCTTGTGAAACCAAACCTAAGCAAGAAGAATCGAGTGCCAAATCGGAAGGGTTGACTCCTGTAGAGCTGGCTACAGTACATTACAAGAACATGATGAAGGTATTGGATGATGGAGAGTTTCCTCGCTCGTTTGAGGATGGAGACTTCACTACGAGTAGTTCGGAGTGGTGGTGTAGTGGGTTTTATCCAGGGACACTGCTGTATCTCTATGAGAGCAATGGAGATACAATCTTGCTCAACGAAGCGGATCGAATGTTGGCTTTGCTAGAGAAAGAACAATTCAATACAGGGACACATGATTTGGGCTTCATGATGTTTTGCAGTTTTGGCAATGCCAATCGGTTGGACCCCACACCAGCGTACAAAGAAATTCTTGTACACAGTGCACAGTCATTGGCAAGTCGTTTTTCACCAGAGGTAGGGTGTATCCGTTCTTGGGATTCGGGATCGGATGATTATATCGTGATTATTGACAACATGATGAACCTCGAATTGTTGTTTTGGGCTACCCAAGAAACGGGTGATAGTACATACTACGATATCGCTGTGACACACGCCAATACCACGATGAACAATCACTTCAGGGCGGACAACAGCAGCTACCATGTGTTGAACTATGCGCCAGATGGAAGTGGAGTACAAGAGAAGAAAACAGCCCAAGGGCTCAGCGATGAGTCTGCATGGGCGAGAGGTCAGGCTTGGGGGCTGTATGGGTTTACAGTCATGTTTCGATCCACAGGAGACTCGGTATACTTGGCGCAGGCCAATAAGATTGCTCAATTTGTAATGAATCACCCCAATCTGCCTGAAGATAAGGTGCCGGTTTGGGATTTTGACGCTGCACCAGATGCTCCCCGTGATGCCTCAGCAGCAGCTATCCTGGCCTCAGGTCTGTTGGAGTTAGACAGCTATGTGCCGGATCAGGGCTATTCGGAGTTGGCCAATGCAATGCTGACCAGTTTGTCAACGAACTACTTGGCGGATTTGGGTACTAATGGCAATTTCTTGATCGAGCATTGTGTGGGACACTTACCTGCCAATAGTGAAGTCGATGTGCCGTTGACTTATGCAGATTATTATTACATCGAAGGATTGATGAGAGCTGAAAAAGGAAGAAGATGA